ATTACTTTGGTTTGCTGTATACTGTCAATGCTGTCAAATGCATTTTAGTCAGAGGAGGTATTGTCTTGGAGTGTTTGTGCTTAGTAGACTATTAGGATTTTCAGTAACTAGAGGAGttgaaatcataaaaatttgATCAAAGAGTTATTATGCCACTAGAGAAAACATATTATTACTCAGAAGTATTTGGATAAAAATCTTCTTGTCGATGTGAGACTCTCTGGGGCTTCATAGTGGGTTTGTACATATGAGAAAGAATATTGTTTGATCCTAGAATTATGAGATAAGCAATTTCATACAAATGCTCAACCTGTTTTCTGTGGATGATATGATAAATGTACGCCCCGGTACATAGTATGCAGTTCTCCCATCCTTTTGTCTATTGTAActttacaattttgatgaaatttaGTTTACAAATGGGGATTCCATTTCTTACCTGTCAAATCTAATATGTACCTAACTTCTGTTTTCTGTCCTTTTCATCCTGTATGCTTTATATGGAGCAGATAATTCATGGTCTAGTTGGTAAGTGGACTCACTGATAAGCTAATAATAGCACTGTAGATTTTTGTATCAAAACAAACTGATGGTTTTTCCTTCAAAAGGCTTGGTTAGATCTCCAGTTTCTGCGACGCTGCCACAGATTGGTTCAAGGTTATATGTAGCTTGGGGAATTTTGTGGAGCTTTCCTGAGGTTTGAGCCATTGATGCTAATAGgttttctcctctttttttttcccttaaatgGTGAGAGAATTTTATATTACAAAAATCTATCTTTCACCTCACAGGTTAGGACTCATGTACTTGTTAGCAGTTTGGTCATTAGCTGGTCTATCACTGAGGTAAACCTTTCATATTCATGTGCGTTTAGTTTGCATTTACTCTAGAATCTCTTGCctcactttattttatttattgttgGAAAATCAATCTCACTTGAGAATGATTTACTTTCTTACACTTCAGATTATCCGATATTCATTTTTTGGGACAAAGGAAGCCTTTGGCTCTGCACCTTCATGGCTTTTGTGGCTTAGGTATGAACCATGCAACTGTGATATGGAAGCCATGGTGTTTATCAGTCTCATTAATTATTCAACTGTGTGCTTCAGGTATAGCACCTTCCTCTTGCTGTACCCAACGGGCATCACGAGTGAGGTCGGTTTAATATACAATGCCTTACCTTTTATCAAGGTAATGAACTAAATCCTGTAACAAATTACGCTAATCTACTGTCAATCATTGCCCTTAATGTCTCTTGTTTGGCTAGTTAATATTGGAGATATCCAGTGCAGCAGGAGTTGAATGCCCCTAGCACTCTTATTACATATTACCATACTACAGAATTACATTTTTGCCAATGGAAAGAACTTCTCGATTGTCATAGAATGAATGACTTGTACATTTTAGTTTGTGTGATTGTCATAAGGTTGATGATGCAGTCCTGTAGAATCATCTGTGTTCTCAGTTTGCTCATCTAGTGATGGACTTTTTGAGAGTTTTAGCATTCAGCAGAACATTTTCCTAATCTAGACATGGATTGCAATATCGTTAAGTGGTTATGGTGAAGTCTCTTGCAGAACATTTAAGCTCACTTTGCCTAGTGGTTAAAAATTTGGACGACAGCAGACCTAGAAACTTTTTAAGCCGTTGAATTGTATTGCACTTTAAAATAATTGCCCAAATCTAAATTTCTTTTGCCATGCAGCAGTAATTTGACAGTTTGTTTGAACTCCCTTTTATAGCTTCAAACTCATTATCAAATCTCTGTCATTGAACACAATAAACAGATATCCTAATCAGTTGTACATGTCTCCTGGGTGCGCATCTGTTTTAACAGAATAAGACATAATTTCCTGGTAGTCGAAATCCCTGTAAAGTAGTCTCTCACTATTGAAATACTTCCTTTTGCAAGTTCATCTTGTTATTTACTGTAATCAGCATGTGCTGTATTCCATGCTTCTGGGTATTTCATTTCTACGATGCTTCACGCATGGCCATGTACTGCTGAAATAGTTTGTAGAAGTTTGTGAGAGCTTTCTTAAAAGAAATCGACTTTCTTGACCTCGTGAACTCTTTTGCAGGAATCCGCAAAATATTCTGTATTGATGCCCAACAAGTGGAACTTCTCATTTGATTACTATTATGTTGCATTTGTCGTTCTTGGTGTTTATGTACCAGGCATGACTTTCCTTCCTTAAAGATTGTTTATTTTGTTCTATTGGCTCCAAATACTGGTCCATCAAAGTTAAAAAACAAAAGATCAATTTGTATTCTCTTTGCTGTTATTAATCAACAACCGCTGCTGTCCCATGCAGGCAGTCCTCACATGTATACCTATATGCTCGGGCAAAGGAAGAAAGCTCTCTCCAAATCGAAAAAGGAGTAGATTCCTGGAACTGATATATGCTTTAAATTATGATTTTACAAGAATtatctatgttttttttttttgacatctATTCAACTTACTGAATGTAGTTTTCCTATTAAATTGTCACGCGGAAGTTTGAGACAATATATTCCCTCGTTTTCCCATTACCTAAATCATACTATTAGTTTTCCCTGATGCAAGATTAATTACCATATGAGCCCTTTGGGTCTGATAATTGTCTTTCTCATACTTCAGAACACTTTTTTTAAGTTTAGTCGTCCGACAATAGCCTTGGCAATTGACACAGTTCGCATGGTCTTTTCTAGTGGGAAAATACCGGTTTTCATCCCCAAACTTTGGGGTAAAGACACATTTCGTCCCTTAACTTTTGGGCACGATACATTTGATGtctgaattaataatttttgaCCAATGTCATCCTCAAATGGCAATTTAgccaatttttaatggaacTGGTCACGTGAAAATCACATGACCGTTAAGTAAATTTAAATCACATTTTTAACAAAACCTgccagtttcccataaagaactggtatgttatgggcaatttattattttttttaactttcacatatttaatttatgttaaatacaaaacatactagttttcctttgggcgctatttaaccaatttttcctataaagagctggtatgtttcccataaagaactggtacaaaacatactacaaaacctgccagttttccataaagaactggtatgttatgggcaatttatatatttttttttaactttcacatatttaatttatgttaaataaaaaacatactagttttcctttgggcgctatttaatcaattttttctataaaaagctggtacaaaacatactacaaaacctgCCAACTtctcataaagagttggtatgttACGTGATTAGTTCCATTAAAAATTAGCTAAATTGCCGTTTGAGGATGACATTGGtcaaaaattattaattcagaCATCAAATGTGTCGTTCCCAAAAGTTGGGGGATGAAATGTGTCCTTACtccaaagtttggggatgaAAACTGGTATTTTCCCCTTTTCTAGTACACTCTGGTGTTGTTTCTTTCAGCTTAGTTTTCATAACTAGAAATTTGGCTCCTCAATCAGAAAAAGTTCGCCCCTTTGGCTCCAAATTGCACTTGCTCGCCTTCTCTCTTTCAGATGTTTGAGATGCCTGTCCAAAGCTATAAATAGGTGCTAAAGATTTGGGGGTTCAATTCCTCACCGACACACAGCTACCAGCCCCCCGAATTGTGAGCTAAATATACCATCTTTGCGAGTGAGATGAGAGACGTGTCTGCTGGATTGCGTCGACGAGTCATGGTCGGCTGCACTTTGCCTTGCACACACAATAAGGAAAAGAAGACTTTTTAGCGTGGGTGGCCCGTTATTTATCTGTTTTGGTTCAGTCACTTTGAGGTTCGGTCATCTCTGTTTGGATCTagagagtttttcaaaaactaattttttaaatattataaaatttttttaaaagtactttgaaaaggaaattaaaattttttaatatttaaaaaatattttaaaaactctattactcttaaatatttcaaaatattttctaaaaatatcgcaaaatatattctaaaaactctgttacaataaaattttttaagaacactccaaaaataactaattCAAACAGTTGTAGCAGAATACTGCCCTACCTACTTTTTGAGTTTTTTCCACACACGGTTTTGAATGGAATGGGCACCTTCCTAATTAAACTGGTAGGTATTCCAAGCATGAATACCAAAATAGGTTCATCAGTA
The genomic region above belongs to Coffea arabica cultivar ET-39 chromosome 7c, Coffea Arabica ET-39 HiFi, whole genome shotgun sequence and contains:
- the LOC113700105 gene encoding very-long-chain (3R)-3-hydroxyacyl-CoA dehydratase PASTICCINO 2; amino-acid sequence: MAGVLSGLKRLYLTIYNWTVFVGWLQVFFLAVKTLKESGHQHVYDAVEKPLLLAQSAAILEIIHGLVGLVRSPVSATLPQIGSRLYVAWGILWSFPEVRTHVLVSSLVISWSITEIIRYSFFGTKEAFGSAPSWLLWLRYSTFLLLYPTGITSEVGLIYNALPFIKESAKYSVLMPNKWNFSFDYYYVAFVVLGVYVPGSPHMYTYMLGQRKKALSKSKKE